CTCCGTTATAGAAATTGCTCGATTTTTTTAAAATCGCcaatatatttaaaaattggtGAAAAATATTTATCCGATTTTCGATAAATTGTCGATAAATTATCTGATTTTTATAAATCATCCAATAAATCGCAAATCTGTAACTCAACCGAATAATTCCAATTTTCCAAATATATAACACTATTACACTGCTGCTTAGTAATTTTTATTGGGATTGACACCTAATagaaaaattgtttttattttaCTTATTTTAGAGACATAATTTCACTGTCTACGAGACGATATGCTTGAGAATACCTTCGGTTTTACCAGGCGGTGCCTGAATTTCAACTTAGTGCGTAGATCCTTATCATGTAAGAAAGACCATGATTAtcttaatttaattttattaatgaatatgaatcaatccaaataaattttgttaactaTGAAGGCTTAGAATTGAAATAACTCAAAATTAAGTACACTTCAATTCAATTTAAGTTAAACAAATCGAGGTCACTTGAGtccaaataaataattttaaagcGAAATATAAAGTTAAATTCATTTCATTGGCAAAAAGAATAAAGAATTGAGTTCATTTAATGAGCTTGATTTAAATTACCATTTTACGTATTTAAATTATCAactttaatatataaaaaaataagaTTCCGAATATTAGTAAAGACAAATGTAATATTTGTTTATGAATAATTAAATTTAGTTAAATGTTTAAATTATTCGGAAAATATGCAACAATTGGACCGGTTAAATATCCTGCAAAAGAGCTGGGCCTTCCTCGTCTGTTATTAAGTAGACAAAAAAAAAAGAGTAGACAATTGTTGGGCCCTTTAAAAAATCATTCAGCTGCCCATTAACAAACGAACTTTGGACCAACAGGCAACATAGGATTACCGCTTAAGCATGTATCTTTCCAGAAATTCTAAAATTTtaagaaaggttttactaaggTGTGATCTTAAAAGGTCATCATCGCTTATAATACATTTTAATGACTTTATGTTAGATATAGGGAAGAGTATGTGGATGAGAGAACTTTGGTATAAAATGTATTAATGTTCCATTGATGTAGGGCAAAGGTGAGAGTATACGAGTTTGATCTTCACAATATCGGTTCGGGTCCTTACGATCGATGATTGTAATCATTGATTGTAATTATTTGTCAGCGATTTTTTTTGCAAATAACATATACACTAAAAACGAAATTGTAAACTAACAAACACGTGGTAAATGATAATCATACAGCAGAATGAAAGCAACATCATTATTACTATTATTACGCTGAAGAGATAAAAATGTCACAAAAAAAACTCAGCAGCTCAGGAAAATCAGGCACTAAAGATATGATGATACAAGGAATGTCATCTGCTTCATTTAGCTTCAGCCCAAGATTTGAACCAGCCTGCAGATTCTTTTGGAATTCTGTTCAAATTGTTGAGATAATCTGTGTAGTAGAGACCAAACCTCACATTGTAACCTTGTGCCATCTCCATGCAGTCCATCAATGCCCACATGAAGTAGCCATTTACATTAGCTCCCATTCTGCAAATCACAAATATTTGAGCATTACATTTCAACAACAAAGATACACAAGACATTTGAACAACTAGATTAAAACCTACTTCATAGCTTCATTTATTGCATAGAGATGGCTAAGAATGTGCTGAATTCTTTTAGGATCTTTTATTGCCTCATCCACCGGAATTGTGTCATCTCGCTTATCCGGATACCCTGTAGTTCATTGCAAAATTAGAATACTTCAAATGAAGTAGATTTCTAGCAGAAGAAACACATAGTGTGATGATGATTAACTAACCGTTTTCAGTAATGTATAATTTTGGGTTATTATAGTTTTTGCTTATGTAGATCAGGGCATCTCTTAGTCCTTCTGGATACACATATATAGCATCACTCCCAGGTGTCTGAAAACCAATAAGAAGTTAGTTTTACGACATGTGAATATGTGTCTGCTAGCCTTTTAAGTGCAATGTTAAATATCTTACTGCTGCTCCAATGAACACTCCATTTCGGTCGCCTGCAGCAAGGCAAGACAACACATTAACGGTAATTTGAGTACCAAATTTCTTTCTTTTTTGAAAAATGACAAAAAAGTAATGAAGGACAATGGATGTTatcaaataatttaaaatatgcAGGTTGGTTATTGAAAATGATGAGTTTTTTACTTGTTAAAGTCGCATGTTGAAACTGAGCACTGTTAGTGAAAGTGGCATCAGGATTATATGGAAGTGACGCTGCATAATTAGAAGTATAGTAATTGATTCCAATGAAATCATAGGAGCCTTTGATCAAAGCTTTTTCCTCTTCAGTAAATGTTGGAAGGCCATTCCCCACCAAAGCCTTCATAATGAATGGGTAATCTCCGAACACCAATGGCTCCAATAACCTACATTAATACATTATTTATAGTTAAGCAACAGCAGAGTAGTCATTAGTGGTAAGCTCAGTGGTAGCAATATTTGACATGACCAAAAACACAAATATAATCTGACTTAGTTATTAGCACGGTTTATGTAGTTGAATGAAACTCGAATACAAAACCTTATTACAACTACTAGCTATGTCAAAAGAGAGTACAATGCATACTTACCACCCCACCTGGAAGTCGAAAGCTCTCTCAGATGCATCTATGTCTTGCCTGGTATTTCCATGAGGCTCAAACCAAATTGTCACAAGTGAAATACCAATCTCTCCCTTCTGAGTGGGCTATTTAGTGGGTAGGCACAAAACAAAACAGGTGAATTACAAGCTAATATACACTATTGATACTTTTAGGCATTAACATATTATTATCATGAGTTTGATTTCGGAGTCATCTGCATCTTTCAATAATAGGAATAATTTACTCACTTGATAAGTCTGTTTATAATGTTTAGCTGCTGCAGCATGGGCTAATATAATGTTATGGGTAGCTAAAAAGGGGTCAGTGGCCGCGGTTGATCTGGCTTGCTTTAGCCCAATTCTGTAACCATACTGTCCAAAAACTTGTGGCTCATTGATAGTACTCCAGTGCTTCACTCTGTCACCAAATGTTTTGAAACATAGGTCTGCATATGCTTTGAAATCATCCCTAAAGGAACCAAACAAAATTCTTATCAGTCAGAGGAACCAAACtacaatattttttaaaaaataaataaatgtggAGTGGTAAGCCATACACAATCTGCTTATTCAAGAAACCACTGTATTTATCTTGGAGGGCTGTTGGTAAATCAAAATGGAACAGTGTAACAATTGGGGTTATTCCTGCATACATTAAATTTACAAGTTCAAGTGTTGAACTATAAACATGTAGAACTTAACAGCAATGGAAAATTAAACTTAATTACCATTTTTAATAAGTTCATCAATGAAGTTGTTGTAGAAATCAATGCCCTCTTGATTTATACCACCACTCACTGTCCCACCTGCATTTGGATTTTGGATCGTTCAAATAGTGGATGGACCAGGCACCATGAAAATGATTACAAATATAACGTGATAGATTTTGATGGATTCGCATGTCAATAATTTGCAATTTGTTTGCTACTGATGTTTCTTATTTCTTACTGTAATACAAGATGGAAATTATATGTAAGATGCACAGATTTACAGGTTCCGAAAACTTAAAGATTTAACTATCCCGGGtgataatattataatttttcgtTCAGCATCAGTAGAGGTTCATAAACCATAACAACTTTGGTTAAACTGGGACTAAAGTTTTATATCTGAAGTTGAACTGAAACCAAAATCTGAACTTATCTTCCCTGCCTAGCTGCCCTCAAGTCCCCAGCTAACTTCTTTGGTGGTAATTGAATAATTGATCCTTATTAGAAACATTTGGTAGCATGTATTCAACTTGTCTTGAAATGTCAACCAAAGCCACCCATCTCTATCTTGAATTGGTAAATCTATATTCTATACTATGCAATCTGTTTTGTACTGATCTTTCTAAACTAACTTTTTAGGTGGTAATTAATAACAACTTGACACAGTTGTAAGTTCTTTTTCTGGAAAAAATGCAACTGCATATTAATTACTTACAAATTCAACTAGTGACTTGAGTTAAATAAGCAAATATTTATAATAGTCAATGCAATTACATCATTATTGAGTTTGAATGTTATCATCATATGTTTATCAACTGCTGTAATAATACTTTTATAAGAACACAGAAACAATTCATGAAACCAGAAGGCAAATACCAGGGAGGATCCTAGACCAGGACATCGAAAATCTGTAAGAATCCGCTCCCATATTCTTTAATAGTTGCACATCTTCCTGTGGATCaactaaaaatattataaaaccGTACGAGGATGGCGATTAAGGAATTTAAAATTACATCTAACATGATAATTGATACATGTTGGCCTCCTGTTATACACCAACTTATTATAGTGAAGTACAGGTACTTGATATTATTACAATTTTAACACTGACAATAACTTTTTCTTAAACAATGCTGCAAGACCCTAATTGACAAATCAACTTGGTGGTTAAATGATAACAAATAAAGCAGCCAGCAGGTGATCAAAAATTAATAATGACCAAGTCCATTAAGAACATGTTGTACCTTATAGCGATGATATGAATCAACAGCAATATCAAGTCCTTCGATGTTATCCTGTATAAATCCATCCCATGTTGCCGGCCCTCTCCCTCCCTCTGTGCCTGATCCTTCTGTCTGCACATATTCATTTACATTTAAATTCATCCgatcatatattatatttatttcaaTGATTTAGGTAATACGGAATATAAAATTCCTGAGTCCGCCACTGCCTACGTAATGACAAGAAACTAATATAAGGGAAGATTGTGACCTGAAAAGCGGAAGTGGAGCACCCGAATTTAAAATCTTTTGGGAAGTCTTTTCTTGTAACAACCTTAGTCTTGGGGATTTTAGAAGGAATGACACCATTTTCAAAATGCTCAATCACTTCTGAAGGTGGAGCTACATGTCCTTTCCAGCTCCTTATAGTCAAAGGTGCATACCCGCCACCAGACTTGACTTTCCTATTAGCTGATGTAAACAGGGCCTTTCCGTTAAACTCTTTAGGCCTCAACAACACCTGGTGATCTCTACGAGCCGCGACAGAGGACAGACTCATCTCCGTCGCTAAGAAACTTCTTACAGCCATGGCTAACAAAATGATTTTGGTGTTACTCGTTTGTTTGTTGtgtaagaaagtgaaattgcagtGCAATATTGTTGAGTTATTTGTACTAGGACCATGTACAGTTACATGAGGGCAAATTGGCAATTACTCCAAACATATCAACTACTACATTTGGTGCACATGGCAAAATTGTAATAAAATTATAAACCTACTGAAATGGCAGGTAATAACACAGATCCACTACAAATTTAATTATTTGTGGTTTTGTTAAGACAAGTATATTAAAATCGAAAAGTTGGGGAGTATTTGTTTCGGCTATAAAACTACTTTGGCAATTGTTTGCGTTTTCATTCAAAACTATCAATTTTGGCTTCCGTACTCTTAGAGGAAGCCCCAACTGAATCTATATTCTAATCATTTCCGGAGAAACCAACTATCCCTTTTGGAAATGTGAAAGTAAAATCAAAATAACTGTCTAGCTTCGTTTCAACTAAGATTCGATATGAACCCTATGGCAATTTCAGTCTCAGCTGTGTATTATGCTGTTTCAAATATATTTCGCTGAATATTTTCCTTCTTCCGTCTTCAGCATTGTTTTTCTTGCTCAGACTTATGATGCACATTATTATCATCTGACTTTTAGCTGATGAAAATTTACCCTCAAAACAACTAACAAAAGCACAGCAAAAGCAGCAGGAAGCAACATTGTTATTACTACTAGTTAAGAAAGAAATACATCATTATTATCATGGCTCTAAAGCGAAACAAACGTCTCAAACTCCGTGGCCAGGGAAAATTACACAACAGGATACAATATTACAACAAACTCAATAGCTGAGGAAAATCGTACATTGAAGATACGATAATGCAACGAAAGTCACCGGCTTCATTTAGCGTGAACCCAATTCTTGAACCACCCTGCAGATTCTTTGGGGATTCTGTTCAAATTGTTGAGATAATCCGTGTAGTAGAGACCGAACCTCACATTGTAACCTGATCCCATCTCCATGCAGTCCATCAATGCCCACATGAAGTAACCATTTACATTTGCTCCCAGTCTGCAAACCACAAATATTTGAGCATTAcattttatcaaaaaaaataaACATGGCATTTAAACAATTAGATTAAAACCTACTTCATAGCTTCATTGATTGCTGTGAGGTGGTCAATAATATGCTGAATTCGTTCAGGATCTTTTATCGCTTCTTCTACTGGAAGTTTGTCATCTCGCTTACCCGGATACCCTGTTTACATAGAAAATTTGGAATATTACATTGAAATTAGAATCAACTATCAAGCAGAGCTCTTGTAGAACATATGCAATTACTATGAGGATGACTAACTAACCGTTTTCAGTAACGAATAGTTTTGGGTTATTATAGTTTTTGCTTATGTAAACCAGGGCATCTCTTAGTCCTTGTGGGTACACATATATTTGACTACTCCCGGGGGTCTGAAAATCAAGAACAAGTCAGTTCACAACATGTGTATGTGTAATTGTGAATATGTATATGCTTTTCATAGAAGTGCAATCAGCAATGTCGAATATCTTACAGCATCTCCAATGTACACTCCATTTCGGTCACCTGCAGACAAGACAAAGTCCTATTAGTTGAGCACCAAATTTCATTTATTTGTcgaaaaatcaaaaataaaaaggAATATGGATAAAACCAAATAACGAGATTCTTACTTGTCAATGTCGTTCGTTGGAAGTCAGCACTAGTTTTGTGAGTGGCATCAGGATTAAATGGAAGAGACAATGCATAGTTAGAAGTATAGTAATTGATTCCTATGAAATCATAGGAGCCTTTGATCAAAGCTTTTTCCTCTTCAGTAAATGTTGGAAGGCCTTTGCCTACCAAAGCCTTCATGATGAACGGGTAATCTCCGAACACCAATGGCTCCAATAACCTGCATTAATATATTGACTAGGTACATTAACCTACTCATCAGTTGAATGAAACTGGTATGATACCTTATCATAGCTACTAGCGATGCCAAAAACAGAGTAAACGTATACTTACCATCCCACCTGGAAGTCGAAAGCTCTCTCAGATGCATCTACGTCTTGCCTGGTATTTCCATGAGGCTCAAACCAAATTGTCACAAGTGAAATACCAACCTCTCCCTTCTGAGTGGGCTGAATGTAGTCCCAAAACAAAGATAGGTGAGTAACAAACTACTAATATATTAGCAGACTGGTATCATTAGTAAATACAAATCTTTTAATATTGTTAACTGATATGAACATAGTACTTACTTGATAAGTCTGTTGGTAGAGTTTAGCTGCTGCAGCATGGGCTAAAATGATGTAGTGTGTAGCTATAAAAGGGTCAGTTTCCGGGTGTGGTCTGCTTTCCTTCAACCCGATTCTGTAACCGTATTGCCCAAAAACTTGTGGCTCATTGATAGTAGTCCAGTGCTTGACTCTATCACCGAACGTTTTGAAACACAGGTCTGCATACGCTTTGAAGTCTTCCCTAAAGTAGCCAAACGAAATCTTTTAAAGTTAGAAAAATCAAAATAGTTTTTGATTATAATTGTGGTGGAGTTAAGGCTTAAGCCATACACAATCTGCTTGTTCAAGAAACCACTGTATCTGTTTTGCAGGGCTGTTGGCATGTCAAAGTGGAATAGTGTGACAATTGGGGTGATTCCTGCATGCATCAGATTTACAATGTTAAGTGTTGAACTACAAACATGTACTACAACTGAAGTACTAATAAGATCAAGCTTTCATACCATTCTTGATGAGCTCATTAATAAAGTTGTTGTAGAAATCAATGCCCTCTTGATTTATACCACCACTCACTGTCCCATCTGCATTTGTACCATTCAATTAGTTGATCATCTTATACAACACATTTATAGTATGCTTTCGAGTCTCGATGAAAATGGCTACAAATAACACAAAACAGAAATATTCATGGATGAGAAAGCAGGTACCAGGGAGGATCCTAGACCAGGAAATGGAAAATCTGTAAGTATCTGCTCCCATATTCTTTAAAAGCTGCACATCTTCCTGTTGGATTAACAGTTCCGGAGTTAGCATTAGATTGCCAGCAAAAAACATATCAAATATTAATTTCCCACCTAAACAGTTTGATCTCTCACATTCAACAGATCTACTAATGTTTTCTATAGATTTTGCCTTTACCAAATACTATGGGCTAAAAAGCGAAAAGTTTGAGTATTTAGATTATCGTAGTGACCAACTAAAACATTTTTCTTTAAGCGTCTTGCTAGGACCACAATCTTTGACAAATCGAATTGGTGATTAAATGATTGCAAGTACATCAGGTGAAATTCGCTATTGATTACTATATTGACCAAGTCCATCAAAAACATGTGCACCTCATAGCGATGGTATGAATCAACAGCAATGTCAACATCACCGATGTTATCCTGTATAAATCCATCCCATGTTGCCGGCCCTCTTCCTCCCTCTTTTCCTGATCCTTCTGTCTGCACATATCAAATTAGTACACAAACATTATAATGATTTCGATAATGCAGAATGACTAATGACATAGTCTACTTAGTAAATTAAGATGACTTGTACCAAAAAACACGTATTCTTTTAACTAATGTATACAAAGAAAGTATTAGAAGGGAGGATTGTGACCTGAAAAGCAGAAGTGGAGCATCCAAATTTGAAATCTTTCGGGAAGTCTTTTCTTTTAATAACCTCGTCCTTGGGGATTTTAGAAGGAATAACTCCATTTGTGAAATGCTCAAGCATTTCTACAGGAGGTGCAACCTGTCCTTTCCAGGACCTTATGGTCAAGGGTGCATAGCTGCCACCAGACTTGACCTTTCTGTTAGTAGAAGAAAAGAGAGCCCTGCGGTTAAACTCTCCGGGCCTCAACGACACTTCGTGATTTCGACGAGTTATGACTGAGGACAGAGTCATCTCCGTCGCAGAGAAACTACTTAGAGCCATCTCTAGTAACTTAGCTTGTTTACTGGTTTGTTTGCTGTGTAAGAGAGTGAGTTTGCAGTGCAAAATTGTTGAGAGGATCCAggggtatttatagtaaaacaTGCACTACTACTTGGCTTGCACAAGTATGGCACGGTCATTAAGAATTTCAAAGTAAGAGGAGGGGCAAATTAGCAAATGGCAATTATTTAAAAGATACTGCCTCGACTTCTCAAATTGATGCACATGTCTACACTAAATAATTAGGTGTGGTTTTGCTAACATAAGTTTTAGAAATGAACTAACTGTCATTTTGAGGTTTGATCAATTAGTGCATGAACTTATTGTCATTGTTGCGGTTTGATCAAATAATGCACGTTTACGAATACATAAATGAATTGTATCGAGATATAATGTTTATATAAGAGGTTTCATTCATTCACTAAAGTTTATCATGATCTTTGGACATGTGGACATGCAGTTTCAGCTTTAGAACATTAGTATTTTAACAAAATTTCAGCACTAAGTAATGAGTTGATAATGTTCATTTGGATGTGTTTCAAAAGAGGCTACAGAATGAAAGCTTTTAAACATAGCTGGAGTTGTAGGTTTTAAGGAAGTCCATGACAACATGAGTATCAGTTTTTGATTTTTCGATGTTTAATCAGTTTATGGACAAGCAGTTAAGTCGCGTCTTTTGCACCTTTTCAAAAAAGTTTTGGTACTGCTAAATTTAGAATTGATCACACCAACCTAATAGTCAAGGTACAGGACTTGGGTAACGTTACATGTTGAACAGGTTGTTACAAAATGACTCAAGTAGAGCAACGTGTccatataaaataatttaattaatggtATTAATATCAATTTATGAAATTCAATTATATTCAATCAATAAAATTTGATAGTTTGTAATTATTTTATAAACTAATTTTATATTCCTAATATTTTTCATAGGACTTTATGCTAGGTTTTGATTTTCCTTAAACACTCAAATAATTAATGTATTTAGTTTTTTATTTCTAAACTGAATTACATATACAAAGTCAAAATAAAAAATTCTGTTAATTAAGCAAAATAGGTACACTTATGGTAAGAAAAAATGGTTTAATCCATTGAATTTTCATATTTCTCTTTAAAAATGCACATTTAGCTCCACTCTCAAGTTTAAATTGTTGGAGATTTTGTCTCattatattttgtaatattttttatttttttgtgatTCTATGCGAGTAAGATGGTGACCGATTATTATGATTTCACATATTATTTGTTACGTTAATTATTACactattaaaaaaataattctaagtaaattgtttatatttttttgttGGTTGAGTCGGGAATTTTACTTTATAGATATTATTAATGTTCGCCAATTTTATAGAAATCAAACAGAACATTAATAAAAACAAACGAAATCCAGTAATTTTTTCTTTTGTTAGGTAAATTTATTCTTTTATTAGTTTAAACTCTTATTTGATTATTTTTTTCTTTAAGTTTTTCAAAGGACGTTAGATCTTTAAATGAATTGATGAAATCCGTTCGATTTAAAATAAAAGAACATCCATATTTTCATGATTTATACTAAAAATAAGTTGGCATcctaaaaataattgaatattTAATGAAAAGTTTGTACCTATCTTTTTCTTgggtttttgaataattttaGTTGTATAGTACTTTTTAAATTatcaataaattatatattatttcgTGAATTTCACGTGGTTAGTAAATAAAGTAACTACTCTATTTATTagtattattaaataaataattatatttggttAGTGTAATGGGATGAAAATTGTAAGTAGGGAAGTTTTTTGATATaatgtaattattttaaaatttaagagtGCTATATTATTTgtaaaaaataattcaaaatttgtTGATTAGTTAACTGCATATCTGGGTAGACTTGTATGTTGGAATATGATATTTTTCATGTGAGTGGTTTATTTTTTAGGTGTGGCATCGCATTGgttaaaattgaataaaaaatattTAGTTAAGTCAATAGTATGTTTTATCGAGGTTTTATTAAAAAAAAGATGTGATTATTCTAAAATTCAAGAGTGCACTTTTACTggtttaaaataaaaaaaaatgatttgTTAAAAGCATATCTAGGTAGACTTGCACGTTAGAAATATGATATGTTTAATGCGGTTTTTGGGCTCCGTTGGATTTCGGGCTACTTGAACATACGTTTTGTTAAAGTAGCCCAATTGAACATAAACTTGTAAAAATAGTCCACTACGCCACTTGAAGTGCCGCATATATCCTTATAATCTTTTTTTTGCGTAATTTTGCAGTAAAAGTACAATACTTCCACTTGACAAAAAAAATCATGGAAAAATATTAATGAAGATATATTTGTTGACACCCGAAAATGGTTCCTTAGAAGGAAATTTGAATAAGTATAatgaagaatgatttttaaaatttttggaaATATAGTTATTTACtccaaattttaaattttgtgaCTTTATATAGTAATATTTCTACACTACTTTgactaaaaaaataatttaagaaaAAACTTTTTAGATAAATGGTTTTTAGCCACCCGAAAATGGTGTGGAAGCATAATGAAAAGGTTTGGATAAAGTGGGTAATTTTTAATGTAATTGAAAAATTAAATTGGTTGACGAGACATATTTCTGTAATTCAAAATATTGTGTTCCCGAAAGCCATTTTAATGAATGTATAAAAATTATCACAATTAGTACAGGGTAGCTTAATAACAGTATTGTCATCAACTTTAGGAATATTAACACAATTAGTACAAAAGTTTCTGTAAAGTTGTAGACAAATAAATGTGATGACGAGTGCATTTTTCATTGAAATGGGGAACAAAGTACATTGCAAGGAAATATCGAATAAGTAAACATAAAATGAGAAAAATATATTGCAATTGAAAATGGGATAATGAAAGAAACTCTCAAATTTTGTAGTCATCCGCAAGATCAACTACGTACTGATCACTCTAAATCTGCAATCTCGTTAGCAATCTCATCATCTACATCCTCCTCCTCTTGTATCTGAGGGGATGTATGCATATGACATCCCTCCCCATATCCGTGGGCTGAGGCGTTATCCGTGGAGTGGTGTTATACTGATCGCGTCACTCAACAGTTTGGCTTTTTGCAGCGGATCCATACTGCCTCCCCACACATTGGTCATCATACTTTCCGCGGCAGTAGTAGTGGGTGGCACTTGAGTATGGAGAGTGTTATTGAGCGTTAGGAGCACCGACATGAGGGCATCATTGCAACAGAAACGTACATGCCTAGCAGGAGACccatatccgttgatggatattgCATATGGTATGACAGAGTGACTCGCCGATACATGATAAATCCCACTCTATAGGCCTCTGAAGAAGGTTTTTTGGGGTCGCAGGGGCATCTTCCTATAGCTGTAAGTCTCtactttttattttcaaagttgTATATGGTCTTTTTCCGTCAATTCATGCCCTTctttcaatattttatttatttttaaacaggCTGAGGGTTTGTCTAATGCTTACCATGAGATACAACGTTCTGAGGTGGCAGCTGATGATCCTATTGTCGATAGTGCACTACAGGGCATGGAAGTTACACTAGATGACACAGGTTTCCATCTCCTACAACAAAGATGCCCCCATCAACCTCCCATGATGCCTACTGGACGTAGAAGACCTCGTACTAGAGGTGGTAGTACTAGTGTAGCTTTTCCTCACCCTAGGCCAGCTCCCTTGGATGGATAtgtactgttaggtcacactttcactgtagagggggtgaatacagtgtttattacaatcaaatcaaacttcaagaacttatgtaacagaaaacaaactttatttaaacaataaactctgttacaatctggaactgttatctctcagtgatgaacaaaatatcacgagagcttctagagttatattaaataatattctcgataatgataa
This sequence is a window from Apium graveolens cultivar Ventura chromosome 9, ASM990537v1, whole genome shotgun sequence. Protein-coding genes within it:
- the LOC141685083 gene encoding uncharacterized protein LOC141685083, giving the protein MALSSFSATEMTLSSVITRRNHEVSLRPGEFNRRALFSSTNRKVKSGGSYAPLTIRSWKGQVAPPVEMLEHFTNGVIPSKIPKDEVIKRKDFPKDFKFGCSTSAFQTEGSGKEGGRGPATWDGFIQDNIGDVDIAVDSYHRYEEDVQLLKNMGADTYRFSISWSRILPDGTVSGGINQEGIDFYNNFINELIKNGITPIVTLFHFDMPTALQNRYSGFLNKQIVEDFKAYADLCFKTFGDRVKHWTTINEPQVFGQYGYRIGLKESRPHPETDPFIATHYIILAHAAAAKLYQQTYQPTQKGEVGISLVTIWFEPHGNTRQDVDASERAFDFQVGWLLEPLVFGDYPFIMKALVGKGLPTFTEEEKALIKGSYDFIGINYYTSNYALSLPFNPDATHKTSADFQRTTLTSDRNGVYIGDATPGSSQIYVYPQGLRDALVYISKNYNNPKLFVTENGYPGKRDDKLPVEEAIKDPERIQHIIDHLTAINEAMKLGANVNGYFMWALMDCMEMGSGYNVRFGLYYTDYLNNLNRIPKESAGWFKNWVHAKLPICPHVTVHGPSTNNSTILHCNFTFLHNKQTSNTKIILLAMAVRSFLATEMSLSSVAARRDHQVLLRPKEFNGKALFTSANRKVKSGGGYAPLTIRSWKGHVAPPSEVIEHFENGVIPSKIPKTKVVTRKDFPKDFKFGCSTSAFQTEGSGTEGGRGPATWDGFIQDNIEGLDIAVDSYHRYKEDVQLLKNMGADSYRFSMSWSRILPGGTVSGGINQEGIDFYNNFIDELIKNGITPIVTLFHFDLPTALQDKYSGFLNKQIVDDFKAYADLCFKTFGDRVKHWSTINEPQVFGQYGYRIGLKQARSTAATDPFLATHNIILAHAAAAKHYKQTYQPTQKGEIGISLVTIWFEPHGNTRQDIDASERAFDFQVGWLLEPLVFGDYPFIMKALVGNGLPTFTEEEKALIKGSYDFIGINYYTSNYAASLPYNPDATFTNSAQFQHATLTSDRNGVFIGAATPGSDAIYVYPEGLRDALIYISKNYNNPKLYITENGYPDKRDDTIPVDEAIKDPKRIQHILSHLYAINEAMKMGANVNGYFMWALMDCMEMAQGYNVRFGLYYTDYLNNLNRIPKESAGWFKSWAEAK